The nucleotide sequence ACATTGTAGAAGCATTTGAGTACATGCTACATCTTCTGTATCATCACTTGAAATTTACATGCTGGTATTGCTGACACTTCAGCTGTCACAATACTTTTCATTCCCAAATTTGATAAGCCACCTCTGATTGAGCCACATGTAAATGCTAAATACTTAGGAGCATGATCTAAATACTGTTTTCCTGCCGACATCTGAGTCAGGAGTCGAAATTTGTTGTCTTGAAGCACATATATGCCCTGATGATTTGTCCTTAGATTATCAATTTGTTTCTTGAAAACAGTGGTCCAAAAATCTTTGCAAATGAACTTCATGATATCTAATTCATCCTTGAACCTTGCAGTGTCCTTTGTAAACCTTTCTATCAATCCTTGTCCTACTCTAAAACCCATGTTCTCCAGCTTAGTAATGCATCTTCCATTTTCCACCTCCCCCTGATCGGCGGACTTGTAGACGCCGGTCACCATCTCGTTGTGGAGGAGCAAGAAAAGCGCCTCGTCTGCCATGTCTGCGGCTTCTCTAGGGCTCCGAGGACGCCGGGAGGGCGGAGGTCAGGGCCCGTGCACGGCCGCCCCCGCGATGGATGCGGCAGCCTCCGGAGCCGCCGTCCGGCCCCACAGCGCCGGAGGCAGGTCCCGCGGGCGGCCGGGGGGCAGGGGCGTCACCGCGTCCTCCGAGGGGCCGACACCCGGCCGGGAAGCCCAGCCGCAGGCGCGGCCGAGACCCGAGGCGCAGAAAAACCCTGTTAAAACTAGTTTTAACTCTGCGTTAAGGAGAAGGTTTTCTCATTGAGTGTGGaattctcaaatatgtagatagttataa is from Trichosurus vulpecula isolate mTriVul1 chromosome 7, mTriVul1.pri, whole genome shotgun sequence and encodes:
- the LOC118857147 gene encoding trafficking protein particle complex subunit 6B-like, encoding MADEALFLLLHNEMVTGVYKSADQGEVENGRCITKLENMGFRVGQGLIERFTKDTARFKDELDIMKFICKDFWTTVFKKQIDNLRTNHQGIYVLQDNKFRLLTQMSAGKQYLDHAPKYLAFTCGSIRGGLSNLGMKSIVTAEVSAIPACKFQVMIQKM